Genomic DNA from ANME-2 cluster archaeon:
ACATTGAACTCATCCTGCAACTGCTTTCTCAATATTGGGTCAAGTGCTCCAAACGGTTCATCCATCAACAATAAGGGCGGGTCCATGGCAAGTGCCCTGGCAAGTCCGACCCGCTGCTGCTGCCCACCGCTCAACTGACTGGGATACCTGTCCATAAATGATTCGGGGGGAAGTGATACAAAATCAAGGAGATGTTTTACCCTGTCTGAGATATCCTGGTCGGACCACCCCTCCAGACGGGGGACCAGCCCTATATTCTCCTTGATGGTCATATGGGGAAAAAGACCGATATCCTGGATGACATAACCGATGTTCCTTCGCAACCTGACAGGGTCAAATTCCATTATGTCATGGTCGTTTATCGTTATGACTCCCTCATCCGGTTCAATAAGCCGGTTTATCATCCTGAGGGTGGTGGTCTTTCCAGAACCACTGGGACCTATCAGTATCAACAGTTCACCGCCCTGTATATCAAGGTCCAATTGTTCAACAGCAAAGTGTTCGTCGTATTTTTTCGTGACCTGCTGAAGATGAACTGAGTCGATCCTGTCAAATAGTCTTTGAGTAGGCATGGCTATCTATGAATCTCGTCATGTTTTATAAATAAATCAAAAAGGGTTG
This window encodes:
- a CDS encoding betaine/proline/choline family ABC transporter ATP-binding protein (Members of the family are the ATP-binding subunit of ABC transporters for substrates such as betaine, L-proline or other amino acids, choline, carnitine, etc. The substrate specificity is best determined from the substrate-binding subunit, rather than this subunit, as it interacts with the permease subunit and not with substrate directly.), with the translated sequence MPTQRLFDRIDSVHLQQVTKKYDEHFAVEQLDLDIQGGELLILIGPSGSGKTTTLRMINRLIEPDEGVITINDHDIMEFDPVRLRRNIGYVIQDIGLFPHMTIKENIGLVPRLEGWSDQDISDRVKHLLDFVSLPPESFMDRYPSQLSGGQQQRVGLARALAMDPPLLLMDEPFGALDPILRKQLQDEFNVIKQEIGRTILFITHDIDEAFKLGDRIGIMSDAKLIQIGTPEELILNPENELVSDIVDAKRKFKHMDTLKVKDMMSPITEKYLFDAGMTAQQAVNRMAKTNVELAIVLDSSDPIGYVAMVDLLQQTYDNVALRDIARAIPVFSPNDHIASALGKLKDQAESLGIVIEAGRPCGIFFLDKVLLKLI